The following are encoded in a window of Echeneis naucrates chromosome 19, fEcheNa1.1, whole genome shotgun sequence genomic DNA:
- the cyth1b gene encoding cytohesin-1b isoform X5, with protein MVLKSEDGVVPDDLSPEEKQELESIRRRKQELLQDIQRLKDEIAEVTSEIENLGLTEERKSMQRNKQMAIGRKKFNMDPKKGISFLMDSSLLKNTSDDIAQFLYKGEGLNKTAIGDYLGERDNFNIEVLHAFLELHEFTDLNLVQALRQFLWSFRLPGEAQKIDRMMEAFAQRYCHCNPGVFQSTDTCYVLSFAVIMLNTSLHNPNVKDKPSVQKFTAMNRGINDGGDLQEELLRNLYDSIKNEPFKIPEDDGNDLTHTFFNPDREGWLLKLGGRVKTWKRRWFILTDNCLYYFEYTTDKEPRGIIPLENLSIREVDDSKKPNCFELFIPNHKDQVIKACKTEADGRVVEGNHTFYRISAPTAEEKDEWINSIKAAISKDPFYEMLAARKKKVSSLKGP; from the exons ATGGTGTTGAAGTCGGAAGACGGAGTTG tGCCTGATGACCTCAGTccagaggagaaacaggagcTGGAGAGCATCCGCCGCAGAAAACAGGAGCTCCTGCAGGACATCCAA AGACTGAAGGATGAGATAGCAGAAGTGACTAGTGAGATTGAAAACCTGGGCCTGACTGAAGAGAG gaaaagCATGCAGAGGAATAAACAGATGGCCATTGGCCGAAAGAAGTTCAACATGGATCCTAAGAAG GGAATATCTTTCTTGATGGACAGCTCGCTGCTGAAAAACACCAGTGACGACATTGCTCAGTTTCTCTACAAGGGGGAGGGGCTTAATAAGACGGCCATTGGGGACTATCTGGGGGAGCG GGATAACTTCAACATTGAGGTTCTGCACGCCTTCCTGGAGTTGCACGAGTTCACGGACCTGAACCTGGTTCAGGCTCTCAGGCAGTTCCTGTGGAGCTTCAGGCTGCCGGGCGAAGCTCAGAAGATCGACCGCATGATGGAGGCGTTCGCCCAGCGATACTGTCACTGTAACCCCGGAGTGTTTCAGAGCACAG aTACCTGTTACGTGTTGTCGTTCGCTGTGATCATGTTGAACACCAGTCTACACAACCCCAACGTGAAGGACAAACCCTCCGTTCAGAAATTCACAGCGATGAACAGAGGAATCAACGACGGAGGAGacctgcaggaggagctgctcAGG AACCTGTATGACAGCATAAAGAACGAGCCCTTTAAGATCCCAGAGGATGATGGGAACgacctcacacacactttcttcaaCCCCGACAGAGAAGGGTGGCTGCTGAAACTCG GTGGACGAGTTAAGACCTGGAAGAGACGCTGGTTCATTCTCACAGATAACTGCCTCTACTACTTTGAATACACCACT GATAAAGAACCCAGAGGAATTATTCCTCTGGAAAATCTGAGCATCAGAGAAGTTGATGACTCCAAGAAACCG AACTGCTTTGAGCTCTTCATCCCCAACCACAAAGATCAGGTGATCAAGGCGTGTAAGACGGAGGCAGACGGACGCGTCGTCGAGGGTAACCACACTTTTTACAGAATCTCTGCCCCGACCGCAGAGGAGAAGGACGAGTGGATCAACAGCATCAA AGCCGCCATCAGCAAAGACCCGTTCTACGAGATGCTGGCTGCTCGGAAGAAGAAGGTGTCGTCTCTGAAGGGGCCGTAG
- the cyth1b gene encoding cytohesin-1b isoform X2, which yields MGTVSELCASSFQAFLCPTVRPGAPAAATVPDDLSPEEKQELESIRRRKQELLQDIQRLKDEIAEVTSEIENLGLTEERKSMQRNKQMAIGRKKFNMDPKKGISFLMDSSLLKNTSDDIAQFLYKGEGLNKTAIGDYLGERDNFNIEVLHAFLELHEFTDLNLVQALRQFLWSFRLPGEAQKIDRMMEAFAQRYCHCNPGVFQSTDTCYVLSFAVIMLNTSLHNPNVKDKPSVQKFTAMNRGINDGGDLQEELLRNLYDSIKNEPFKIPEDDGNDLTHTFFNPDREGWLLKLGGRVKTWKRRWFILTDNCLYYFEYTTDKEPRGIIPLENLSIREVDDSKKPNCFELFIPNHKDQVIKACKTEADGRVVEGNHTFYRISAPTAEEKDEWINSIKAAISKDPFYEMLAARKKKVSSLKGP from the exons ATGGGGACTGTCAGTGAGCTGTGTGCCTCCAGTTTCCAGGCTTTTCTCTGCCCTACAGTGCGACCAGGGGCgcctgctgcagccacag tGCCTGATGACCTCAGTccagaggagaaacaggagcTGGAGAGCATCCGCCGCAGAAAACAGGAGCTCCTGCAGGACATCCAA AGACTGAAGGATGAGATAGCAGAAGTGACTAGTGAGATTGAAAACCTGGGCCTGACTGAAGAGAG gaaaagCATGCAGAGGAATAAACAGATGGCCATTGGCCGAAAGAAGTTCAACATGGATCCTAAGAAG GGAATATCTTTCTTGATGGACAGCTCGCTGCTGAAAAACACCAGTGACGACATTGCTCAGTTTCTCTACAAGGGGGAGGGGCTTAATAAGACGGCCATTGGGGACTATCTGGGGGAGCG GGATAACTTCAACATTGAGGTTCTGCACGCCTTCCTGGAGTTGCACGAGTTCACGGACCTGAACCTGGTTCAGGCTCTCAGGCAGTTCCTGTGGAGCTTCAGGCTGCCGGGCGAAGCTCAGAAGATCGACCGCATGATGGAGGCGTTCGCCCAGCGATACTGTCACTGTAACCCCGGAGTGTTTCAGAGCACAG aTACCTGTTACGTGTTGTCGTTCGCTGTGATCATGTTGAACACCAGTCTACACAACCCCAACGTGAAGGACAAACCCTCCGTTCAGAAATTCACAGCGATGAACAGAGGAATCAACGACGGAGGAGacctgcaggaggagctgctcAGG AACCTGTATGACAGCATAAAGAACGAGCCCTTTAAGATCCCAGAGGATGATGGGAACgacctcacacacactttcttcaaCCCCGACAGAGAAGGGTGGCTGCTGAAACTCG GTGGACGAGTTAAGACCTGGAAGAGACGCTGGTTCATTCTCACAGATAACTGCCTCTACTACTTTGAATACACCACT GATAAAGAACCCAGAGGAATTATTCCTCTGGAAAATCTGAGCATCAGAGAAGTTGATGACTCCAAGAAACCG AACTGCTTTGAGCTCTTCATCCCCAACCACAAAGATCAGGTGATCAAGGCGTGTAAGACGGAGGCAGACGGACGCGTCGTCGAGGGTAACCACACTTTTTACAGAATCTCTGCCCCGACCGCAGAGGAGAAGGACGAGTGGATCAACAGCATCAA AGCCGCCATCAGCAAAGACCCGTTCTACGAGATGCTGGCTGCTCGGAAGAAGAAGGTGTCGTCTCTGAAGGGGCCGTAG
- the cyth1b gene encoding cytohesin-1b isoform X4, whose product MVLKSEDGVVPDDLSPEEKQELESIRRRKQELLQDIQRLKDEIAEVTSEIENLGLTEERKSMQRNKQMAIGRKKFNMDPKKGISFLMDSSLLKNTSDDIAQFLYKGEGLNKTAIGDYLGERDNFNIEVLHAFLELHEFTDLNLVQALRQFLWSFRLPGEAQKIDRMMEAFAQRYCHCNPGVFQSTDTCYVLSFAVIMLNTSLHNPNVKDKPSVQKFTAMNRGINDGGDLQEELLRNLYDSIKNEPFKIPEDDGNDLTHTFFNPDREGWLLKLGGGRVKTWKRRWFILTDNCLYYFEYTTDKEPRGIIPLENLSIREVDDSKKPNCFELFIPNHKDQVIKACKTEADGRVVEGNHTFYRISAPTAEEKDEWINSIKAAISKDPFYEMLAARKKKVSSLKGP is encoded by the exons ATGGTGTTGAAGTCGGAAGACGGAGTTG tGCCTGATGACCTCAGTccagaggagaaacaggagcTGGAGAGCATCCGCCGCAGAAAACAGGAGCTCCTGCAGGACATCCAA AGACTGAAGGATGAGATAGCAGAAGTGACTAGTGAGATTGAAAACCTGGGCCTGACTGAAGAGAG gaaaagCATGCAGAGGAATAAACAGATGGCCATTGGCCGAAAGAAGTTCAACATGGATCCTAAGAAG GGAATATCTTTCTTGATGGACAGCTCGCTGCTGAAAAACACCAGTGACGACATTGCTCAGTTTCTCTACAAGGGGGAGGGGCTTAATAAGACGGCCATTGGGGACTATCTGGGGGAGCG GGATAACTTCAACATTGAGGTTCTGCACGCCTTCCTGGAGTTGCACGAGTTCACGGACCTGAACCTGGTTCAGGCTCTCAGGCAGTTCCTGTGGAGCTTCAGGCTGCCGGGCGAAGCTCAGAAGATCGACCGCATGATGGAGGCGTTCGCCCAGCGATACTGTCACTGTAACCCCGGAGTGTTTCAGAGCACAG aTACCTGTTACGTGTTGTCGTTCGCTGTGATCATGTTGAACACCAGTCTACACAACCCCAACGTGAAGGACAAACCCTCCGTTCAGAAATTCACAGCGATGAACAGAGGAATCAACGACGGAGGAGacctgcaggaggagctgctcAGG AACCTGTATGACAGCATAAAGAACGAGCCCTTTAAGATCCCAGAGGATGATGGGAACgacctcacacacactttcttcaaCCCCGACAGAGAAGGGTGGCTGCTGAAACTCG GAG GTGGACGAGTTAAGACCTGGAAGAGACGCTGGTTCATTCTCACAGATAACTGCCTCTACTACTTTGAATACACCACT GATAAAGAACCCAGAGGAATTATTCCTCTGGAAAATCTGAGCATCAGAGAAGTTGATGACTCCAAGAAACCG AACTGCTTTGAGCTCTTCATCCCCAACCACAAAGATCAGGTGATCAAGGCGTGTAAGACGGAGGCAGACGGACGCGTCGTCGAGGGTAACCACACTTTTTACAGAATCTCTGCCCCGACCGCAGAGGAGAAGGACGAGTGGATCAACAGCATCAA AGCCGCCATCAGCAAAGACCCGTTCTACGAGATGCTGGCTGCTCGGAAGAAGAAGGTGTCGTCTCTGAAGGGGCCGTAG
- the cyth1b gene encoding cytohesin-1b isoform X1, producing the protein MGTVSELCASSFQAFLCPTVRPGAPAAATVPDDLSPEEKQELESIRRRKQELLQDIQRLKDEIAEVTSEIENLGLTEERKSMQRNKQMAIGRKKFNMDPKKGISFLMDSSLLKNTSDDIAQFLYKGEGLNKTAIGDYLGERDNFNIEVLHAFLELHEFTDLNLVQALRQFLWSFRLPGEAQKIDRMMEAFAQRYCHCNPGVFQSTDTCYVLSFAVIMLNTSLHNPNVKDKPSVQKFTAMNRGINDGGDLQEELLRNLYDSIKNEPFKIPEDDGNDLTHTFFNPDREGWLLKLGGGRVKTWKRRWFILTDNCLYYFEYTTDKEPRGIIPLENLSIREVDDSKKPNCFELFIPNHKDQVIKACKTEADGRVVEGNHTFYRISAPTAEEKDEWINSIKAAISKDPFYEMLAARKKKVSSLKGP; encoded by the exons ATGGGGACTGTCAGTGAGCTGTGTGCCTCCAGTTTCCAGGCTTTTCTCTGCCCTACAGTGCGACCAGGGGCgcctgctgcagccacag tGCCTGATGACCTCAGTccagaggagaaacaggagcTGGAGAGCATCCGCCGCAGAAAACAGGAGCTCCTGCAGGACATCCAA AGACTGAAGGATGAGATAGCAGAAGTGACTAGTGAGATTGAAAACCTGGGCCTGACTGAAGAGAG gaaaagCATGCAGAGGAATAAACAGATGGCCATTGGCCGAAAGAAGTTCAACATGGATCCTAAGAAG GGAATATCTTTCTTGATGGACAGCTCGCTGCTGAAAAACACCAGTGACGACATTGCTCAGTTTCTCTACAAGGGGGAGGGGCTTAATAAGACGGCCATTGGGGACTATCTGGGGGAGCG GGATAACTTCAACATTGAGGTTCTGCACGCCTTCCTGGAGTTGCACGAGTTCACGGACCTGAACCTGGTTCAGGCTCTCAGGCAGTTCCTGTGGAGCTTCAGGCTGCCGGGCGAAGCTCAGAAGATCGACCGCATGATGGAGGCGTTCGCCCAGCGATACTGTCACTGTAACCCCGGAGTGTTTCAGAGCACAG aTACCTGTTACGTGTTGTCGTTCGCTGTGATCATGTTGAACACCAGTCTACACAACCCCAACGTGAAGGACAAACCCTCCGTTCAGAAATTCACAGCGATGAACAGAGGAATCAACGACGGAGGAGacctgcaggaggagctgctcAGG AACCTGTATGACAGCATAAAGAACGAGCCCTTTAAGATCCCAGAGGATGATGGGAACgacctcacacacactttcttcaaCCCCGACAGAGAAGGGTGGCTGCTGAAACTCG GAG GTGGACGAGTTAAGACCTGGAAGAGACGCTGGTTCATTCTCACAGATAACTGCCTCTACTACTTTGAATACACCACT GATAAAGAACCCAGAGGAATTATTCCTCTGGAAAATCTGAGCATCAGAGAAGTTGATGACTCCAAGAAACCG AACTGCTTTGAGCTCTTCATCCCCAACCACAAAGATCAGGTGATCAAGGCGTGTAAGACGGAGGCAGACGGACGCGTCGTCGAGGGTAACCACACTTTTTACAGAATCTCTGCCCCGACCGCAGAGGAGAAGGACGAGTGGATCAACAGCATCAA AGCCGCCATCAGCAAAGACCCGTTCTACGAGATGCTGGCTGCTCGGAAGAAGAAGGTGTCGTCTCTGAAGGGGCCGTAG
- the cyth1b gene encoding cytohesin-1b isoform X6 — MQRNKQMAIGRKKFNMDPKKGISFLMDSSLLKNTSDDIAQFLYKGEGLNKTAIGDYLGERDNFNIEVLHAFLELHEFTDLNLVQALRQFLWSFRLPGEAQKIDRMMEAFAQRYCHCNPGVFQSTDTCYVLSFAVIMLNTSLHNPNVKDKPSVQKFTAMNRGINDGGDLQEELLRNLYDSIKNEPFKIPEDDGNDLTHTFFNPDREGWLLKLGGGRVKTWKRRWFILTDNCLYYFEYTTDKEPRGIIPLENLSIREVDDSKKPNCFELFIPNHKDQVIKACKTEADGRVVEGNHTFYRISAPTAEEKDEWINSIKAAISKDPFYEMLAARKKKVSSLKGP, encoded by the exons ATGCAGAGGAATAAACAGATGGCCATTGGCCGAAAGAAGTTCAACATGGATCCTAAGAAG GGAATATCTTTCTTGATGGACAGCTCGCTGCTGAAAAACACCAGTGACGACATTGCTCAGTTTCTCTACAAGGGGGAGGGGCTTAATAAGACGGCCATTGGGGACTATCTGGGGGAGCG GGATAACTTCAACATTGAGGTTCTGCACGCCTTCCTGGAGTTGCACGAGTTCACGGACCTGAACCTGGTTCAGGCTCTCAGGCAGTTCCTGTGGAGCTTCAGGCTGCCGGGCGAAGCTCAGAAGATCGACCGCATGATGGAGGCGTTCGCCCAGCGATACTGTCACTGTAACCCCGGAGTGTTTCAGAGCACAG aTACCTGTTACGTGTTGTCGTTCGCTGTGATCATGTTGAACACCAGTCTACACAACCCCAACGTGAAGGACAAACCCTCCGTTCAGAAATTCACAGCGATGAACAGAGGAATCAACGACGGAGGAGacctgcaggaggagctgctcAGG AACCTGTATGACAGCATAAAGAACGAGCCCTTTAAGATCCCAGAGGATGATGGGAACgacctcacacacactttcttcaaCCCCGACAGAGAAGGGTGGCTGCTGAAACTCGG AGGTGGACGAGTTAAGACCTGGAAGAGACGCTGGTTCATTCTCACAGATAACTGCCTCTACTACTTTGAATACACCACT GATAAAGAACCCAGAGGAATTATTCCTCTGGAAAATCTGAGCATCAGAGAAGTTGATGACTCCAAGAAACCG AACTGCTTTGAGCTCTTCATCCCCAACCACAAAGATCAGGTGATCAAGGCGTGTAAGACGGAGGCAGACGGACGCGTCGTCGAGGGTAACCACACTTTTTACAGAATCTCTGCCCCGACCGCAGAGGAGAAGGACGAGTGGATCAACAGCATCAA AGCCGCCATCAGCAAAGACCCGTTCTACGAGATGCTGGCTGCTCGGAAGAAGAAGGTGTCGTCTCTGAAGGGGCCGTAG
- the cyth1b gene encoding cytohesin-1b isoform X3, which produces MSELPDDLSPEEKQELESIRRRKQELLQDIQRLKDEIAEVTSEIENLGLTEERKSMQRNKQMAIGRKKFNMDPKKGISFLMDSSLLKNTSDDIAQFLYKGEGLNKTAIGDYLGERDNFNIEVLHAFLELHEFTDLNLVQALRQFLWSFRLPGEAQKIDRMMEAFAQRYCHCNPGVFQSTDTCYVLSFAVIMLNTSLHNPNVKDKPSVQKFTAMNRGINDGGDLQEELLRNLYDSIKNEPFKIPEDDGNDLTHTFFNPDREGWLLKLGGGRVKTWKRRWFILTDNCLYYFEYTTDKEPRGIIPLENLSIREVDDSKKPNCFELFIPNHKDQVIKACKTEADGRVVEGNHTFYRISAPTAEEKDEWINSIKAAISKDPFYEMLAARKKKVSSLKGP; this is translated from the exons ATGTCAGAGC tGCCTGATGACCTCAGTccagaggagaaacaggagcTGGAGAGCATCCGCCGCAGAAAACAGGAGCTCCTGCAGGACATCCAA AGACTGAAGGATGAGATAGCAGAAGTGACTAGTGAGATTGAAAACCTGGGCCTGACTGAAGAGAG gaaaagCATGCAGAGGAATAAACAGATGGCCATTGGCCGAAAGAAGTTCAACATGGATCCTAAGAAG GGAATATCTTTCTTGATGGACAGCTCGCTGCTGAAAAACACCAGTGACGACATTGCTCAGTTTCTCTACAAGGGGGAGGGGCTTAATAAGACGGCCATTGGGGACTATCTGGGGGAGCG GGATAACTTCAACATTGAGGTTCTGCACGCCTTCCTGGAGTTGCACGAGTTCACGGACCTGAACCTGGTTCAGGCTCTCAGGCAGTTCCTGTGGAGCTTCAGGCTGCCGGGCGAAGCTCAGAAGATCGACCGCATGATGGAGGCGTTCGCCCAGCGATACTGTCACTGTAACCCCGGAGTGTTTCAGAGCACAG aTACCTGTTACGTGTTGTCGTTCGCTGTGATCATGTTGAACACCAGTCTACACAACCCCAACGTGAAGGACAAACCCTCCGTTCAGAAATTCACAGCGATGAACAGAGGAATCAACGACGGAGGAGacctgcaggaggagctgctcAGG AACCTGTATGACAGCATAAAGAACGAGCCCTTTAAGATCCCAGAGGATGATGGGAACgacctcacacacactttcttcaaCCCCGACAGAGAAGGGTGGCTGCTGAAACTCGG AGGTGGACGAGTTAAGACCTGGAAGAGACGCTGGTTCATTCTCACAGATAACTGCCTCTACTACTTTGAATACACCACT GATAAAGAACCCAGAGGAATTATTCCTCTGGAAAATCTGAGCATCAGAGAAGTTGATGACTCCAAGAAACCG AACTGCTTTGAGCTCTTCATCCCCAACCACAAAGATCAGGTGATCAAGGCGTGTAAGACGGAGGCAGACGGACGCGTCGTCGAGGGTAACCACACTTTTTACAGAATCTCTGCCCCGACCGCAGAGGAGAAGGACGAGTGGATCAACAGCATCAA AGCCGCCATCAGCAAAGACCCGTTCTACGAGATGCTGGCTGCTCGGAAGAAGAAGGTGTCGTCTCTGAAGGGGCCGTAG
- the pgs1 gene encoding CDP-diacylglycerol--glycerol-3-phosphate 3-phosphatidyltransferase, mitochondrial produces the protein MAAPMSWRRLVYSVYSPAITGVFTRISDRLFRIRDRRGGSSVLLLAPLLAEADPAPRHGTRPTGLAGAQGTDGLCTHFRWMSEHVPAFRVPGTHIHVLTSPDQFYQAMKARIKTAKRRVVMASLYLGTGQLEQELVDCMEEALQRSQEKSRFPDLKVSILLDYTRGSRGQINSRTMLLPLLQRFTSQMRVSLYHTPDLRGLLRLLVPQRFNETIGVQHIKAYLFDDSIIISGANLSDSYFTNRQDRYVLLEDCGEVADFFSELVEAVGDVSLQLQPDDSVTMLEGMVHPYKGNRQDFSASARRRIMEVMNAAHMRQQLANRSEDSEDEGMSEREEDTWVFPLVQMKPLGIQVDEQVTQRLLMDAGPDSTVFLTSGYFNLTRAYMRLVLGAGASYRILTASPEVNGFFGAKGVAGAIPAAYIHIARQFYNRVCQLGQQERVHLHEYHRPQWTFHAKGLWYYLQGQDRPCLTLIGSPNFGYRSVHRDLEAQIAIVTENEELQSQLQEEQEMLYQLSTEVSSSTFERPDRHVKLWVKLVTPFIKNFF, from the exons ATGGCGGCTCCCATGTCCTGGAGGAGGCTGGTGTACTCCGTGTACTCCCCGGCCATCACCGGGGTTTTCACCCGAATATCTGACCGGCTCTTCCGTATCCGGGACAGAAGAGGAGG CTCGTCGGTGCTGCTGTTGGCTCCCCTGTTGGCCGAAGCCGACCCGGCTCCACGTCACGGCACCAGGCCCACGGGGCTGGCCGGAGCTCAAGGCACCGATGGCCTCTGCACCCACTTCCGATGGATGTCAGAGCACGTTCCTGCCTTTCGGGTGCCGGGCACCCACATCCACGTCCTCACGTCACCCGATCAGTTCTACCAGGCCATGAAG GCACGTATCAAGACCGCAAAGAGGCGAGTGGTGATGGCTTCCCTGTATCTGGGAACGGGTcagctggagcaggagctg GTGGACTGTATGGAGGAAGCTCTCCAACGCTCCCAGGAAAAGAGCCGATTTCCTGATCTGAAGGTCTCCATCCTGCTGGACTACACCCGCGGGTCACGAG GGCAGATCAACTCGAGGACcatgctgctgccgctgctgcaaCGCTTCACCTCCCAGATGCGGGTCTCCCTGTACCACACCCCGGACCTGAGGGGGCTGCTGCGCCTGCTGGTCCCCCAACGCTTCAACGAGACCATCGGAGTCCAGCACATCAAAGCCTACCTGTTCGATGACAGCATCATCATAAGTGG gGCCAACCTGAGCGACTCGTACTTCACCAACAGACAGGACCGCTACGTGCTGCTGGAGGACTGCGGGGAGGTCGCCGACTTCTTCTCCGAGCTGGTGGAGGCCGTGGGAGACGTTTCCCTGCAGCTCCAGCCCGACGACTCGGTCACCATGTTGGAGGGCATGGTGCACCCGTACAAAG GCAACAGACAGGACTTCTCAGCATCGGCGCGGAGGCGGATCATGGAGGTCATGAATGCGGCTCACATGAGGCAGCAGCTGGCCAACCGGTCGGAGGACTCAGAGGACGAGGGGATGAGCGAGAGGGAGGAGGACACCTGGGTCTTCCCCCTGGTTCAGATGAAGCCTCTGGGCATCCAGGTGGACGAGCAGGTCACACAG CGCCTACTGATGGACGCCGGGCCGGACTCCACTGTGTTCCTAACGTCAGGCTACTTCAACCTGACCCGGGCGTACATGCGGCTGGTGCTCGGGGCCGGAGCCAGCTACCGCATTCTGACTGCCTCCCCCGAGGTCAACGGGTTTTTTGGGGCCAAGGGCGTCGCCGGAGCGATCCCGGCAGCCTACATTCACATCGCCAGACAGTTTTACAACCGAGTGTGCCAGCTGGGCCAGCAGGAGAGGGTGCACCTGCACGAGTACCACAGACCGCAGTGGACCTTCCACGCCAAAG GTCTGTGGTATTACCTCCAGGGGCAGGACCGGCCTTGCCTCACACTAATTGGCTCCCCTAATTTCGGTTACCGCTCGGTTCACCGTGACCTGGAGGCCCAGATCGCCATAGTAACGGAGAACGAGGAACTACAGAGTCAGCTGCAGGAG GAGCAGGAGATGTTGTACCAGCTCTCCACGGAGGTGTCCAGCTCCACGTTCGAGCGGCCGGACCGCCACGTCAAGCTGTGGGTGAAACTCGTCACCCCCTTCATCAAGAACTTCTTCTGA
- the socs3b gene encoding suppressor of cytokine signaling 3b codes for MVTFGGRSALAMSSVPPLEGRVQGSNFTPHHYKPFSSHAHYQQVMRALRKLQESGFYWGAVGGREASSLLRSEPPGTFLIRDSSDHHHFFTLSVQTARGTKNLRIHSEGGGFFLQPDPQSTQEPPQFDCVLKLIAHYMGKGQDAGRSRGGACGGGNSREAEIKGPNVYLIHTGGERIPLELRRPLTSSLSSLQHMCRRTLNNQGLGGSERAERLPHTLRDFLEEYDAPI; via the exons ATGGTAACCTTCGGAGGACGCAGCGCCCTCGCCATGAGCAGCGTGCCCCCTCTGGAGGGCAGGGTTCAGGGGTCCAACTTCACCCCACATCACTACAAGCCCTTCAGCTCGCATGCACACTACCAACAG GTGATGCGTGCTTTGCGTAAGCTACAGGAGAGTGGGTTTTACTGGGGGGCTGTTGGAGGCCGGGAGGCCAGCTCCCTGCTGCGCTCCGAACCGCCGGGCACCTTCCTGATCCGAGACTCCTCGGACCACCACCACTTTTTCACCCTGTCTGTCCAGACGGCTCGAGGAACCAAGAACCTGCGAATTCACAGCGAGGGAGGGGGCTTCTTCCTGCAGCCAGACCCCCAAAGCACCCAGGAGCCCCCACAGTTTGATTGTGTGCTGAAACTCATTGCCCACTACATGGGGAAAGGGCAAGATGCTggaaggagcagaggaggggcCTGTGGGGGGGGTAACTCaagagaggcagaaataaaaGGCCCAAACGTCTACCTGATCCACACCGGCGGGGAGAGGATCCCCCTGGAGTTGAGGCGACCCCTCACGTCCTCTCTCTCGTCCTTACAGCACATGTGCAGGAGGACCTTGAACAACCAAGGCCTGGGGGGGTCGGAGAGAGCGGAGCGGCTCCCGCACACACTTAGAGACTTCCTGGAGGAATACGACGCTCCCATATGA